The bacterium genome includes the window GCTCTATCTCATTGTCCCAATCCTTCATATTGATGTTTCTTATAGTGAAACGTCCTCTCTCGATAAGCCGAGGAATAATCTTTTCAAGCCTTTCCGGCATCTCGGGTTTATCGATTAGCCACGCATAGAGGTCTTTCCATTTTTTATGACCGTATCTCTCGACAAGGTCTATATAATGTGGGGGGTTATAGGCCATCATCAAGACAGGCGAGGAATCGAAGCCATCGATTAGCAGACCTGCGATATCGTTTGCAGATGGACTGAGAGGACCAATGATTCGAGAAACTCCCTGCTTTTGCGCCCACTCTATCGCCGAATCGAAAAGGGCATTGGACATAGCTTTATCGTTCTCGGATTCGAACCATCCCCAATATGCAACTTTCTCTCGATGATATTCTTCGAAAAGCCTATCGACTATCGCTGCGATTCGTCCAACCGATCTTCTCCCCTTTCTCGCAACAAAAAACTCGGCTTCGGCATGTTCGAAAAACGGATTTTTCTCTCTATCTAGTTTTTTAAACTCATCCATTTTAAGAGGTGCAACCCATTTTTCATCATGCTTATAGATATGATATGGTGCCCGGATAAAATCACCGAGATCGTTTTTATTCATAACTGGTCGAATTGTTATCATCAGAACCTTACTTAACGAGAAGAATTTTTGCGGTTTCTGTCGATTCACCGATAGAGATACTGAGATTATAGACGCCGGTCGGAAGCGGCTTCCCAGCTTCGTCTGTTCCATCCCAAACCGTCCCATATTTCCCTGCCGACACATCACCGGAAAATAGTTCTCTTATCCGTCTTCCAGCAATATCGAAAACCTTGATCTCAACATATCCTTCTGGCGTCGAA containing:
- a CDS encoding N-acetyltransferase — encoded protein: MNKNDLGDFIRAPYHIYKHDEKWVAPLKMDEFKKLDREKNPFFEHAEAEFFVARKGRRSVGRIAAIVDRLFEEYHREKVAYWGWFESENDKAMSNALFDSAIEWAQKQGVSRIIGPLSPSANDIAGLLIDGFDSSPVLMMAYNPPHYIDLVERYGHKKWKDLYAWLIDKPEMPERLEKIIPRLIERGRFTIRNINMKDWDNEIERARIIYNDFEQVNNIYTPMTEAEFKLLGKDLKMIVDPDLVFFAEIDGKPVGLSITIPDFNAALKTAHGRLFPIGIFKILQAKKRITRARVITMGVMEGFRNRGIDLVFYYKTYINGLKKGFTSAELSWVDEDNHPMNNTAIKLAAKKYKTYRIYEYKL